A window of Ranitomeya variabilis isolate aRanVar5 chromosome 2, aRanVar5.hap1, whole genome shotgun sequence contains these coding sequences:
- the LOC143807618 gene encoding uncharacterized protein LOC143807618 — translation MKAQKVESGSSPSKKRVPFADQLQFILTSRNLRRTEGNVRAETPPVQEDNSLELGDGEEVEDYPICSSPNPPLPRQSSSMHAAVMSPTCTVASSSSVVDAAVLSSAVVAASSAASSSFVGGSRPTGLGSGSARPVPMVRAAPKKGKKKDGSASAIEALTSRTLNIIDHSSPQDEMDKFGSVVASRLRSMTWDRQSLCMTAVNAILMSAAVPSPIPPPQDVVVGIMKAFTIPSGPPPPPPAAASQRFSHAAHRPDAAEAYNSSHCPTRQSSGQNVSQNTSILSQDMFPGYGYQPEYQQF, via the exons atgaaggcacagaaggtAGAAAGTGGCAGCTCGCCCTCAAAAAAGAGGGTGCCGTTTGCAGACCAGCTGCAATTCATTCTAACAAGCAGAAATTTGCGGCg AACTGAAGGCAATGTAAGGGCCGAAACCCCACCGGTCCAGGAAGACAACAGCCTGGAGCTGGGTGatggagaggaggtggaggactATCCTATTTGCTCCTCACCAAATCCACCCTTGCCTAGGCAGTCATCCTCCATGCATGCTGCAGTTATGTCCCCCACCTGTACTGTGGCAAGTTCCTCCTCTGTGGTGGATGCGGCGGTGTTGTCTTCCGCTGTTGTTGCTGCCTCTTCCGCTGCGTCCAGCTCCTTTGTTGGGGGTTCAAGGCCCACTGGGTTGGGGTCTGGTTCTGCCCGTCCTGTGCCAATGGTTAGGGCAGCacccaaaaaggggaaaaaaaaggatggtTCGGCTAGTGCCATTGAAGCACTCACAAGTCGAACCCTCAATATAATAGACCATTCATCTCCACAAGATGAAATGGATAAATTTGGATCTGTGGTAGCTAGCCGCCTAAGGTCCATGACATGGGACAGGCAGAGCCTGTGCATGACAGCAGTTAATGCAATTCTAATGTCTGCTGCTGTCCCATCACCAATCCCCCCACCACAAGATGTAGTTGTGGGAATTATGAAAGCATTTACTATCCCAAGtgggccgccaccaccaccaccagcagctgctTCTCAACGGTTTTCCCATGCAGCACACAGGCCCGACGCTGCTGAAGCCTATAATTCAAGCCACTGTCCAACTCGTCAAAGTTCTGGGCAGAATGTTTCCCAAAACACGAGTATTTTGTCGCAAGATATGTTTCCGGGGTATGGGTACCAGCCAGAGTACCAGCAATTTTGA